The DNA region CCATGGGCGAACGCTCCATCTCCAGGAGCATCTGGCTGATGAGCGCGGGCTCCAGGTTCAGGCGCAGGCCGAGGTAGGGCACCTCGGGGCTGGCATCGAGGATCTGGCCGATCACCGGCAAATCGAGGGAGACGATCAGGTACTGGGATTGGCCATAGATGTAAGTCTCGTCGTTGAGCATGGCCTGCTTGCGGCCCTGCACCACGATGCCCAGGGCGGGCTCGTAGAGACAGTGGATGGGCTCGGTGGCAGCGCTGGCGCGGAACAGCGACAGGCGCGGGATCGGCGTTTCATTGACGCCATCTTCCCGGGTGAATCGTTCAATCAATCGTGCGAGGCGTGCCTGCGCGCCCAGGGGAGCGCTTTGCCCCTGCTCTTCGAGGGTTGCGGGTGTGGTCATGGTTTCAGCCCTCCGGATCAGGCGACAACTCTACTTGCGCGCGCGGGGCGCGTCTCGGGTCCGGAAACACTTCGGCAGGATCAGGCAATGATTCTGCAGAATCCTGCTACCGAAGCGGCCACCGGCAGTCGCAGACTGGCGCCCCTTCGACCCCGGGCCGATGCCGCCCAAACGAAATCCGGCGCACAAGGCGCCGGATCGGGTACAGCAGTCGCGGTTCAGTCGGCGACGTGGATCACCACGCGGCCACCGGCCGGGCAGGTTTCCATGTAGCGGCTCGCCTCGACGAAGTCGGCGAACTCGAAGACCCGGTCGATGCTCGGCTTGAGCAGGCGGTCGCCGGTCATCTGGTTGATGTGGGCCAGGGCCCGCTGCACGGCAGCCTCGTCACGCTCCAGGCCGGTTTCCGGATCACCGGTGAAATCCATCACGCAGTGGCGGAAGAACTGCAGGTGCTTCTTGAAGGCGGCGCAGGCCGGGAAGGCCGCATCGTTGCCACCGTTGATGCCATAGAGGATCAACTTGCCGCGCGGCGAGGCGACATCGCCCAGCAGCTTCATCTGCGGGCCGGCGCACTGGTCCAGCACCACTTCGACGCCCTTGCCGGCGGTGAAGCGCTCGACCTCCAGGACCAGGTCCTGCTCCTCGGTGACGATGACCTTGTCGGCGCCCAGCTCTTTAAGGAACGGGCGGCTCTCCGGGTAGCTGGTGGAGGCGATGACGATCGCCCCCAGCGCCTTGGCCAGCTGCACCGATTGCGGTGCCAGGCAATGCCCGGCCTCGGTGATCAGCACGTGCTGCCCGGGCTTGACCTTGGCCAGCTCGACCAGGGCGAAGTAGCCCAGCAGCAGCGGCGTGTAGTGCACGGCGGCCTCGACCGGGGTCAGCACGTCCGGGTAGCGGGTCAGGGCGCGGCGCGGCATCAGCACGATGTCGCCCCAGGCCGGATAGGTATTGGGGGTGGCGGACGGAAAGCTGGCCACGGCCATGCCGGGCTGCAGGTCGTCGACGCCTTCGCCGACGGTCTCTACCACACCGGCCAGCTCGAAGCCGAGCCCGGCAGGCAGCCGGGCCTGTTCGGAGGCCAGGTTCTGCCGCCAGAGCACGTCTTTCCAACTGACGCCCAGCGCCTGGGTGCGCACCAGAACTTCGCCGAACCCCGGTTTGGGGGTGGGCAGCTCTTCCAGCTTGAGCACATCGGCCTCGCCGAATTGATGAAAACGGATCATGCGGGACATCACACACCTCGCCTGTGACTCTGTCATGGCCATGGACTCTATCCGGGCTTTATCCCTAAAACCACCCGCGCGCATCAATAGTTGTCATAAACGCGGAT from Pseudomonas tohonis includes:
- a CDS encoding zinc-dependent alcohol dehydrogenase family protein; amino-acid sequence: MSRMIRFHQFGEADVLKLEELPTPKPGFGEVLVRTQALGVSWKDVLWRQNLASEQARLPAGLGFELAGVVETVGEGVDDLQPGMAVASFPSATPNTYPAWGDIVLMPRRALTRYPDVLTPVEAAVHYTPLLLGYFALVELAKVKPGQHVLITEAGHCLAPQSVQLAKALGAIVIASTSYPESRPFLKELGADKVIVTEEQDLVLEVERFTAGKGVEVVLDQCAGPQMKLLGDVASPRGKLILYGINGGNDAAFPACAAFKKHLQFFRHCVMDFTGDPETGLERDEAAVQRALAHINQMTGDRLLKPSIDRVFEFADFVEASRYMETCPAGGRVVIHVAD